In [Leptolyngbya] sp. PCC 7376, a genomic segment contains:
- a CDS encoding dihydrofolate reductase family protein — MKVVYYVATSLDGCIADVNESVAWLEKLHINQEASDYDSFFSTVDALLMGRKTYDFVYNYGSWPYGNKPTWVCTRREVPQMDGCNLQNEREPITAIQKAKNLGMKKTWVVGGGNLVSTLLKAELLTHLSISVMPIILGDGIKLVDSLPSHLYLWQENSTSISGFTQIEYRIKKLES, encoded by the coding sequence ATGAAAGTCGTATATTACGTCGCCACTAGCTTAGATGGGTGCATCGCAGACGTTAATGAAAGCGTTGCTTGGCTCGAAAAACTCCACATCAATCAGGAAGCTAGCGACTATGACTCATTTTTTAGCACTGTCGATGCGCTCCTGATGGGTCGCAAGACCTATGACTTTGTTTACAACTACGGTTCATGGCCCTACGGCAACAAACCAACTTGGGTTTGTACTCGTCGAGAAGTACCACAGATGGATGGGTGTAATCTCCAAAACGAGCGTGAACCAATTACGGCAATCCAAAAAGCAAAAAATCTGGGCATGAAAAAAACCTGGGTCGTCGGAGGCGGAAATTTGGTGAGCACTCTACTCAAGGCAGAATTACTGACACATCTCAGCATTTCGGTAATGCCCATCATCCTTGGAGACGGAATTAAGCTAGTTGATTCTTTACCCTCGCATCTTTATCTCTGGCAAGAAAATTCCACCTCAATATCGGGATTCACTCAGATCGAATACCGAATAAAAAAACTTGAGTCTTAG
- the hutH gene encoding histidine ammonia-lyase — MPNKISAVLLTFLASLSLGVSSPKAQAREATNEQSPNTSINQLDPAIQKKWLSQSISSVSLTGNTLTTAEVVKVANGAQVTFNDAALDRVRRSHEILLLAATSGHKIYGLTAGVGLNKDQAFVNASGGLTEEVIEVSRVFNRNLIYAHSAGVGPEMELELVRAIMVTRLNAMLFGATGVQPKVVELYRDFLNNNITPVVPSRGSVGEADITLITHIGLAMMGEGDVYFQGQKMPASQALIQVGIEPLVPFGKDALSILSSNAYSAALGAIAIEELKHLLALNKLLFSLSLEALNGNIEPFLQDAHIIRPFPHVNAAAKDIRTILDGSYLWLPSEERALQDPLSYRTGAYTLGAVENTLAELESQLKIQLNSSDDNPAIVLDVVPPSDQLEEATLYVNEGDLQGALIPTANFSPLPWAITFQEAAIALSHLSNASAQRTIKLADPHFTHLSRFLGTENTFHAYGAIQKVFASLAAENQELAQPVSIDLISIAGNIEDLSTNAPRVVRRVRESIDNLYYILSIEMMHTAQAINLRREKNPNLVLSDTTQQFFDEYRQVVSFLEHDRFLSPDIEASYLFLKDYPTGQF, encoded by the coding sequence ATGCCCAATAAAATATCGGCTGTGCTACTTACCTTCCTCGCTTCCCTGTCTCTAGGTGTATCTAGTCCTAAAGCCCAGGCCCGTGAAGCAACCAATGAGCAATCGCCGAATACCAGCATCAATCAGCTCGACCCTGCAATCCAGAAAAAATGGTTAAGTCAATCAATATCATCTGTTTCTCTGACAGGGAATACCTTAACAACAGCCGAGGTGGTTAAAGTTGCGAATGGAGCACAGGTCACATTCAATGATGCAGCCTTAGACAGAGTGCGTCGTTCCCATGAAATCTTACTATTAGCGGCGACTAGTGGGCATAAAATTTATGGATTGACGGCAGGGGTTGGTTTAAATAAAGACCAAGCTTTTGTGAATGCCAGTGGTGGCTTGACGGAAGAAGTCATCGAAGTCTCCCGTGTGTTTAATCGCAATCTAATTTACGCGCATAGTGCAGGGGTTGGCCCGGAAATGGAACTGGAACTTGTGCGAGCAATTATGGTGACGCGACTCAATGCCATGCTGTTTGGAGCAACAGGGGTACAGCCGAAAGTCGTTGAACTATACCGCGATTTTCTCAATAACAACATTACGCCAGTCGTTCCATCTCGAGGTTCTGTTGGCGAGGCAGATATTACACTTATTACTCATATCGGGCTGGCAATGATGGGTGAAGGTGATGTTTATTTCCAAGGTCAAAAAATGCCCGCGAGTCAAGCTTTAATTCAGGTTGGAATTGAGCCATTAGTACCCTTTGGTAAAGATGCTCTGTCGATTCTCAGTTCAAATGCTTATTCTGCGGCACTTGGGGCGATCGCCATTGAAGAGCTAAAACATTTACTGGCCCTCAACAAATTACTGTTTTCGTTAAGTTTGGAAGCCTTAAACGGTAATATCGAACCATTTTTGCAAGATGCCCACATTATTAGACCGTTTCCCCATGTCAATGCGGCTGCCAAAGATATACGAACAATTCTAGACGGGAGTTATTTATGGCTGCCCTCTGAAGAAAGAGCCTTACAGGATCCATTGAGTTATCGTACTGGAGCTTACACTTTAGGAGCTGTCGAGAATACTTTAGCTGAGTTGGAAAGCCAGTTAAAGATTCAGCTTAATTCTTCTGATGATAATCCAGCCATTGTTTTAGATGTTGTGCCTCCATCAGACCAACTCGAAGAAGCAACGCTCTATGTCAACGAGGGTGATCTGCAAGGTGCACTCATTCCCACCGCGAATTTTTCTCCGCTTCCTTGGGCCATCACTTTCCAAGAGGCGGCGATCGCCTTGAGTCATCTGTCGAATGCATCTGCCCAGAGAACAATTAAACTTGCGGATCCACACTTCACTCATCTCAGTCGTTTTCTCGGCACAGAGAATACATTTCATGCTTACGGAGCAATTCAAAAAGTCTTTGCTTCATTAGCAGCAGAGAACCAAGAATTAGCACAACCAGTGTCGATAGATTTGATTTCTATTGCAGGTAATATTGAAGATTTGAGCACCAATGCCCCTCGAGTTGTGCGCCGTGTGCGTGAGTCGATTGATAATCTCTACTACATCTTGAGCATTGAGATGATGCATACTGCTCAGGCTATTAATTTGAGAAGAGAAAAGAACCCCAATTTGGTTTTGTCAGATACCACCCAACAGTTTTTTGATGAGTATCGGCAAGTTGTTTCGTTTTTAGAGCATGATCGTTTTTTATCGCCTGATATTGAGGCTTCATACCTTTTCTTAAAAGATTATCCAACTGGTCAATTTTAG